One segment of Streptomyces sp. TG1A-8 DNA contains the following:
- a CDS encoding nuclear transport factor 2 family protein — MTTTDIENALSRLLDEAAIRDTVARFADAATRGDTDRFRATWAEDAEWTIGERVHAVGVDDIVSTFRKLRDERDFFVQFAVPGPIEIHGDEATTSIICHEAARGPGETYYRNHSVAVDRLRRSENGWVFTSRSFQYLWLDTSPFTGNAFKLPAGF, encoded by the coding sequence ATGACCACGACAGATATCGAGAACGCACTGTCTCGTCTGCTGGACGAAGCAGCAATCCGGGACACCGTCGCTCGCTTCGCCGACGCCGCCACCCGGGGCGACACCGACCGTTTCCGCGCGACCTGGGCCGAGGACGCGGAGTGGACGATCGGCGAGCGCGTGCATGCCGTCGGCGTGGACGACATCGTTTCCACGTTCCGGAAGCTGCGAGACGAGCGGGACTTCTTCGTGCAGTTCGCGGTACCGGGCCCGATCGAGATCCACGGCGACGAGGCGACCACCAGCATCATCTGCCACGAGGCCGCGCGCGGACCGGGCGAGACGTACTACCGGAACCACAGCGTCGCCGTGGACCGCCTCAGGCGCTCGGAAAACGGCTGGGTCTTCACCAGCCGCTCCTTCCAGTACCTCTGGCTCGACACGTCCCCGTTCACCGGCAACGCCTTCAAGCTGCCCGCCGGATTCTGA